One stretch of Lucilia cuprina isolate Lc7/37 chromosome 6, ASM2204524v1, whole genome shotgun sequence DNA includes these proteins:
- the LOC111682862 gene encoding uncharacterized protein LOC111682862: protein MLFKHLIYYIFFNISLNVGGLTGVEILTPATGLKLLKNVIKLTDTLLEVTPYINITIAGIPPNCVQMACKFVCFNGKSTDIDKDILYTSEKNNYLCSTIDELRLYNYEFPDNILSFGFLGNYSDKVKTLYIASANITDIEAGAFARGKFKEIFFENLHLKELKMDFFEGISSDFNALSIIQRETPLETVYSNFLCYVKYQIKYLTLQAGLKSVRNLTGGDYILNNLLYADFSFNNFSDNMGYSEFSKVSMLEHLDLSHSNLEYLPSYIFSDFTSTLEYLDLSYNKLKTISRSIFGWRELPRDLKIYANDNEWACSCDLQMEFKAIFIYYRTTLLCSEPEWYKDWSVFDDEICGVSSLEHFAPTEPIGETSTSGSINDANMMPTIEINEGPFYKETTEAVSSTSPHYIEKPSFVIKADLVKLDCLTGTTNISQKIAKPMRWPLIIFDVTPQDNLRVDVEVVSPSVLDDSFGLIWFSKVTTQFYKMEINYNEYGLGCFNSISFVTTVDDLVPNTAYTFCIVKKNQVTTSPFSCKSIHVGGNVAVQYSAWLTRDMRITGLSLVIFGIIMFSFAGILMIYLLLKRKPILLKGSKRVTTLHPNSDEIVVLPKENSVQTIKEKEEKLARRGPFSCSQIRRKSNESVASYQSYMNTNLYEVIPAYSKLNNNNNNPSIYITTNATQETTLPDVVDNQDTESCYLTPLQTVSSTANLVKYAEIPYRAKRMSNDALPDVPADQPPLSLALSESLDKPEYAQVGTIYTLDSQV, encoded by the exons CCCCTACATTAATATTACTATCGCTGGTATTCCCCCAAATTGTGTGCAGATGGCGTGTAAATTTGTTTGCTTCAATGGTAAATCAACCGATATCGATAAGGATATTCTTTACACCTCGGAAAAAAAT AATTATTTATGTTCCACCATCGATGAACTGCGACTTTATAACTATGAATTTCCCGATAACATTCTATCTTTTGGTTTCCTCGGCAATTACAGTGACAAAGTCAAGACGTTATATATCGCTTCAGCAAATATAACAGATATTGAAGCTGGTGCCTTTGCTAGAGGAAAATTCAAAgagattttctttgaaaatctacatcttaaagaattaaaaatggaTTTCTTTGAGGGTATATCGTCTGACTTTAACGCCTTATCTATTATACAGAGAGAAACACCTTTAGAAACCGTCTATTCAAATTTTCTCTGTTATGTAAAGTATCAAATTAAATATCTGACATTGCAAGCGGGTTTGAAGAGTGTGCGCAATCTCACCGGTGGTGATTATatactaaataatttattgtatgcGGACtttagttttaacaatttcagcGATAACATGGGCTATTCGGAATTCAGTAAAGTCTCCATGTTGGAACATTTAGATTTATCCCATTCGAATTTAGAGTATTTACCTTCATATATATTTTCGGATTTCACTTCGACTTTGGAATATTTGGATTTGTcatataataaattgaaaactatTAGTCGTAGCATATTTGGTTGGAGAGAATTGCCCAGAGATTTAAAGATCTATGCCAACGACAATGAATGGGCTTGTTCGTGTGACTTACAAATGGAGTTTAAAGCTATTTTTATCTACTATAGAACCACTTTATTGTGCTCGGAACCAGAGTGGTATAAAGATTGGTCGGTGTTCGATGATGAAATATGTGGTGTAAGTTCTTTGGAACACTTTGCACCAACTGAACCCATTGGGGAGACATCTACATCTGGCTCTATTAATGATGCTAATATGATGCCCACTATAGAGATCAATGAAGGCCCTTTCTATAAGGAAACAACAGAAGCGGTATCCAGCACTTCCCCTCATTATATAGAGAAGCctagttttgtaataaaagcCGATTTGGTGAAGTTGGATTGTTTAACCGGCACCACCAATATTAGTCAAAAGATTGCAAAACCCATGCGTTGGCCCTTAATTATATTTGATGTTACACCTCAGGATAATTTACGAGTAGATGTTGAAGTTGTCTCACCCTCCGTTCTAGATGATTCTTTTGGTCTAATATGGTTTAGCAAGGTCACCACCCAGTTCTAcaaaatggaaataaattataatgaataCGGTTTAGGTTGCTTTAATTCCATTTCATTTGTTACCACAGTCGATGATCTGGTACCGAATACTGCTTATACCTTTTGTATAGTGAAAAAGAATCAAGTTACCACTTCTCCCTTTAGTTGCAAGTCCATACATGTGGGTGGTAATGTGGCAGTACAATATAGTGCTTGGCTAACTCGCGACATGAGAATTACCGGTTTGTCTTTGGTTATATTTGGCATTATAATGTTTTCGTTTGCTGGTATTTTAATGATCTATTTGCTGTTAAAACGCAAACCTATTTTACTTAAAGGCAGCAAGAGAGTCACCACTCTTCATCCAAATAGTGATGAGATAGTGGTACTGCCGAAAGAGAACTCGGTTCAAACGATTAAAGAGAAAGAGGAAAAGTTGGCTAGACGTGG ACCCTTTTCCTGTTCCCAAATACGACGCAAATCCAACGAGAGTGTGGCCAGCTATCAGAGTTATATGAATACCAATTTATATGAAGTCATACCAGCATatagtaaattaaataataataacaacaaccccTCAATATATATCACTACTAATGCAACACAGGAAACAACTCTACCAGATGTAGTAGATAACCAAGACACAGAAAGTTGTTATCTGACTCCCCTACAAACAGTCTCTAGCACAGCTAATCTGGTTAAATATGCCGAAATACCTTATCGTGCTAAACGCATGTCTAACGATGCCCTGCCCGATGTGCCAGCCGATCAACCACCACTCTCTTTGGCTTTAAGTGAATCGTTAGATAAACCAGAATATGCCCAAGTGGGTACGATTTATACATTGGATAGTCAAGTTTAA